The Methanocella arvoryzae MRE50 genome includes a region encoding these proteins:
- a CDS encoding DUF2111 domain-containing protein, whose amino-acid sequence MMSSLEISKDTPAEMLRQLAESIHQATGGMPIALKSRNMPGVFVDSDGSADTSYESIVLDSVFLNSHVRKARVDTGKYAGMPMMISPIEDTDGFTIATLGIVDALGSLSLQEFAQISQRIKNQVLDSF is encoded by the coding sequence ATGATGAGCTCGCTAGAAATTTCGAAGGATACGCCAGCAGAGATGCTACGACAGCTGGCCGAGTCGATCCACCAGGCCACGGGTGGCATGCCTATCGCCCTTAAAAGCCGTAATATGCCCGGCGTGTTCGTCGACAGCGACGGCTCCGCGGACACCAGTTACGAGAGTATAGTGCTGGACAGCGTTTTTTTGAACAGCCACGTAAGAAAGGCCCGTGTCGATACCGGAAAATACGCCGGGATGCCAATGATGATCTCCCCGATAGAGGATACGGATGGCTTCACAATAGCTACGCTGGGCATCGTAGATGCTCTGGGTTCGCTAAGCCTGCAAGAATTCGCGCAGATCAGCCAGCGTATTAAAAACCAGGTGCTGGATAGCTTCTGA
- a CDS encoding MarC family protein: MVFDSALSYTLFIHALVGVFVIVNPFGNIPIFISLTSKLTPAERRTAIIKSLLIATAILLVFALIGQAVFTLLNVTLPSLRIAGGLLLLAIAFDMLMGRSPASKIDESDEREAVAVTPMATPLLAGPGAMSTVMILMNEAATNDLQKLSIFLAILLAMGAAFLILINSELLYSVIKKDGSRVLTKIMGIVLATIAIEMMVNGLLKAFPVLAGMGI, encoded by the coding sequence ATGGTCTTCGATAGCGCTTTAAGCTACACGCTCTTCATACACGCCTTAGTAGGCGTCTTCGTCATAGTCAACCCGTTCGGCAACATCCCGATCTTCATCTCGCTCACATCTAAGCTGACGCCCGCCGAGCGCCGGACTGCCATCATCAAGTCCCTCCTCATCGCCACGGCGATCCTGCTGGTGTTCGCCCTCATCGGCCAGGCTGTCTTCACCTTGCTCAACGTGACACTGCCCTCCCTGAGAATTGCCGGCGGGCTGCTGTTGCTCGCCATTGCCTTCGACATGCTCATGGGGCGCAGCCCGGCGTCGAAGATCGACGAGTCCGACGAGCGCGAAGCGGTGGCCGTAACGCCGATGGCGACGCCGCTGCTGGCGGGGCCGGGCGCGATGAGCACGGTCATGATCCTGATGAACGAAGCGGCGACCAACGACCTGCAAAAGCTGTCAATTTTCCTCGCCATCCTGCTTGCCATGGGGGCGGCTTTCCTCATCTTGATAAACTCGGAGCTCTTATATTCCGTCATTAAGAAAGACGGATCGAGAGTGCTGACCAAAATCATGGGTATCGTGCTGGCCACGATAGCCATCGAGATGATGGTCAACGGCCTCCTGAAAGCGTTTCCGGTGCTTGCGGGAATGGGTATCTGA
- a CDS encoding DUF2111 domain-containing protein: protein MDRITISADSSADDLASLALCIHALTGGLPVTARSMNRPGVQVEDGQVRSRSYTGPILEQVLAEGRVIKGRPPAGAYKGIPVIVAPIKADGKTVVAIGVVDTTGSMEIKALMDQYAAIHRQVNGH from the coding sequence ATGGATCGGATAACAATTTCTGCGGACTCTTCAGCCGACGACCTGGCCAGCCTGGCTCTCTGCATCCATGCCCTCACAGGCGGCCTCCCGGTCACCGCAAGAAGCATGAACAGGCCGGGAGTTCAGGTGGAGGACGGGCAGGTCAGGTCCAGATCGTATACCGGGCCGATTCTGGAACAGGTGCTGGCTGAAGGCCGCGTGATAAAAGGCAGGCCCCCGGCAGGAGCGTATAAGGGCATACCGGTAATCGTCGCCCCCATAAAGGCGGACGGAAAAACGGTCGTCGCGATCGGCGTGGTCGATACTACGGGCTCGATGGAGATCAAGGCGCTCATGGACCAGTATGCCGCTATCCACAGGCAGGTCAATGGCCACTGA
- a CDS encoding ABC transporter permease produces MRIELPSWRARHVWARNLSVFKKFFITSILPYFAEPLLFILALGYGLGLFVGQIGGVSYPQFLAPGILSSSAMFAASYECTYSTFVRMHFQKTFDAVLSTPVMIEDIVLGEILWGATKSLISGTCIFLVIFLMGLARIESALIILPTIMLVGLMFASFSMLFTSLVPSIDAFNYYFTLLVSPMFLLSGVFFPVDSLPPIVRDISWLLPLTHAVDVIRPAATGLVSWSFAIDLAWMGVFTIICTAISTVLMKRRMIQ; encoded by the coding sequence GTGAGGATCGAGCTGCCATCGTGGCGGGCGAGGCACGTCTGGGCCCGCAACTTAAGCGTATTCAAGAAGTTCTTCATCACCAGCATCCTGCCCTATTTTGCGGAGCCGCTGCTCTTCATCCTGGCGCTGGGCTACGGCCTTGGCCTGTTCGTCGGGCAGATCGGGGGCGTCAGCTATCCCCAGTTCCTGGCCCCCGGCATCCTCTCGTCCTCGGCCATGTTCGCCGCCTCTTACGAGTGTACCTACTCGACTTTCGTCCGCATGCACTTCCAGAAAACGTTCGACGCAGTGCTGTCCACGCCTGTCATGATCGAGGACATTGTCCTCGGGGAGATCCTCTGGGGCGCTACGAAAAGCCTGATCAGCGGCACCTGTATCTTCCTCGTGATCTTCCTGATGGGGCTGGCCAGGATAGAGTCTGCGCTGATTATTCTACCGACCATCATGCTGGTCGGCCTTATGTTCGCCTCGTTCAGCATGCTGTTTACGTCATTAGTGCCTTCTATCGACGCGTTCAACTATTACTTCACGCTGCTCGTATCGCCGATGTTCCTGCTCTCCGGGGTCTTTTTCCCGGTGGACAGCCTGCCCCCGATAGTCCGGGACATATCCTGGCTCCTGCCGCTCACTCACGCGGTCGACGTGATCAGGCCTGCAGCGACAGGGCTTGTATCCTGGAGCTTTGCCATAGACCTGGCGTGGATGGGGGTCTTCACGATCATATGCACAGCTATCTCGACAGTGCTGATGAAAAGAAGAATGATTCAATAG
- a CDS encoding NosD domain-containing protein — translation MIVIPGTTAAATLHVGPGQSYTTIQGAISASSPGDTIYVDGGNYAEIVNANKPVTLIGIVNGAGHLPVIDAAGHGGNAVSITSSGVTLDGFTIQGATAGVGIHIDGSDIVLKNLNIQSNHRGIFANVSENVEITHCSFSDNLAVDITTFQYNHHLAIRDCTFRDNYGPCSILLLLTDYVTIENVTMDNVEWGIFSIFNNHSAYFNISITNCTTGIISEFSHDSRITGCEVTTVNTSAMGIAFLAAGDVEMDDTACSNSMVNLYLVECNDFTITNVTLKDSLERNCLIEECNNIAIFNSLLTGSQALSFQAEKSDQVLLSGLNVSGNGDGIMIKECTNSVLRQSRITDNDGCGLSLEDSQNISVVQNTFLNNQNYNAMSVNSPDARWNTTVPAKYTYQANVYNNSTGNYWSDYTGADTNGDGIGDVPYVNGDVIDYFPLVTLSSGYDFSGRLPHIIPMGTTIDMSAFYSGATPIAPVTTPTAMPTSQPTATPAITPAPAVTPTATALPSPDASATPAQESQGSSNVLYIVIGALGLAIVGGVAAYLLFLRK, via the coding sequence TTGATCGTCATTCCGGGCACGACTGCGGCCGCAACGCTGCACGTAGGCCCGGGCCAGAGCTATACTACGATCCAGGGCGCGATCAGCGCTTCGAGTCCCGGAGACACCATCTATGTCGACGGGGGGAACTATGCCGAAATCGTCAACGCCAACAAGCCGGTGACGCTGATCGGCATCGTCAACGGGGCAGGACACCTGCCGGTGATCGATGCGGCCGGGCATGGCGGCAACGCTGTGAGCATTACTTCCAGCGGAGTGACACTGGACGGTTTCACGATACAGGGAGCTACCGCCGGGGTCGGCATACATATAGATGGTTCCGATATTGTGCTGAAGAACCTCAATATACAATCGAACCACAGGGGTATCTTTGCGAACGTCTCAGAAAACGTAGAGATCACCCATTGCAGTTTCTCAGATAACTTAGCGGTTGACATCACGACGTTTCAGTATAATCATCACCTCGCTATCCGGGATTGCACGTTCAGGGATAATTACGGTCCGTGTAGCATCCTATTGCTACTAACTGACTACGTTACGATAGAAAATGTGACTATGGATAATGTCGAATGGGGCATATTCTCCATTTTTAACAACCATTCGGCATATTTTAACATTTCGATTACTAATTGTACTACGGGAATTATTTCCGAGTTCAGTCACGACAGCAGAATTACCGGATGTGAAGTAACAACCGTAAATACATCTGCCATGGGCATTGCATTCCTTGCTGCCGGGGATGTCGAGATGGATGACACAGCCTGTAGTAACTCGATGGTTAACCTGTACCTGGTTGAATGCAATGACTTCACGATAACAAACGTGACTCTAAAGGATTCCCTGGAGAGGAATTGCCTGATAGAAGAATGCAATAATATAGCCATCTTCAATAGTTTGCTGACTGGATCGCAAGCCTTGAGCTTCCAGGCAGAAAAGAGCGATCAGGTACTATTATCCGGCCTGAACGTCTCCGGCAATGGAGATGGTATAATGATCAAAGAGTGTACAAATTCTGTCTTACGCCAGTCGAGGATTACCGATAACGATGGCTGTGGCTTATCGCTTGAAGACAGCCAGAATATTTCCGTAGTTCAGAACACTTTCCTGAATAACCAGAATTATAATGCGATGAGCGTAAACAGCCCCGACGCCCGCTGGAATACGACGGTGCCTGCAAAGTACACGTATCAGGCGAATGTATACAACAATAGTACAGGTAACTACTGGAGCGATTACACTGGCGCTGACACGAACGGCGACGGGATCGGGGACGTGCCATACGTAAACGGCGACGTGATCGACTACTTCCCGCTGGTTACCCTGTCGTCAGGCTACGATTTTTCCGGGAGGTTACCGCACATCATCCCAATGGGCACCACCATTGATATGAGCGCGTTTTATTCTGGGGCTACCCCGATAGCGCCGGTAACGACACCGACAGCCATGCCGACATCGCAGCCCACGGCTACGCCGGCAATTACCCCGGCTCCGGCTGTGACACCTACGGCTACAGCACTGCCGTCTCCAGATGCATCGGCTACCCCTGCGCAGGAATCGCAGGGCAGCAGTAACGTGTTGTATATTGTCATCGGTGCTCTGGGGCTGGCAATAGTCGGCGGAGTCGCTGCATACCTGCTGTTCCTGAGAAAATAG
- a CDS encoding ABC transporter ATP-binding protein, translated as MANAMAIVEGSDLVKDYNGLRAVDHVSFSIPRTECFGFLGPNGAGKTTVMKMIYCRSPVTRGDILVNGMSVKTEPRRIKALIGVATQDDNLDRDLTVCENLMVYSRYFDIPHRTARKRIAELLSFFDLLEKADTPVDDLSGGMRRKLIVARALVNDPELLILDEPTTGLDPQARRQIWDTIIRLKDGGKTIVLTTHYMDEAQELCDRIAVMFGGRILEYGSPAELIGRVVGTSVCEVYAPEEAQVSAIRDQVKGSIEQVGSRLYVYGNDAEVLRNKCEAATGRRHIVRKTNLEDVFLKLTGRQLK; from the coding sequence ATGGCGAACGCAATGGCAATCGTCGAGGGCAGCGACCTGGTCAAGGATTACAACGGTCTGCGGGCTGTGGACCACGTCAGTTTCTCCATACCCCGGACGGAGTGCTTCGGGTTTCTGGGACCAAACGGTGCGGGGAAGACCACAGTCATGAAGATGATCTACTGCCGGTCACCGGTGACCCGGGGGGATATTCTGGTCAACGGCATGAGCGTGAAGACGGAGCCGAGGCGGATCAAGGCACTGATCGGGGTGGCCACTCAGGACGACAACCTCGACCGGGACCTTACCGTATGCGAGAACCTGATGGTCTACTCCCGCTACTTCGACATCCCTCACCGGACAGCCCGGAAGAGAATCGCAGAGCTGCTGTCCTTCTTCGATCTGCTCGAGAAGGCCGACACGCCCGTGGACGACCTCTCGGGAGGTATGAGACGAAAGCTGATCGTGGCCAGAGCCCTCGTGAACGATCCTGAGCTGCTGATCCTGGACGAGCCCACGACCGGCCTCGACCCCCAGGCCCGGCGGCAGATCTGGGATACCATCATCAGGCTCAAAGACGGAGGCAAGACGATCGTGCTGACCACGCATTACATGGACGAAGCCCAGGAGCTCTGCGATCGCATCGCGGTCATGTTTGGGGGGAGGATCCTGGAATACGGATCCCCCGCCGAACTGATCGGCCGTGTCGTGGGTACCAGCGTCTGCGAAGTGTACGCTCCCGAAGAAGCGCAGGTCAGCGCTATCCGGGATCAGGTGAAAGGCAGCATCGAGCAGGTGGGCAGCCGCCTCTACGTCTACGGCAACGATGCCGAAGTGCTGCGCAACAAATGCGAGGCGGCCACCGGCCGCCGCCACATCGTCCGCAAGACGAACCTCGAGGACGTTTTCCTGAAGCTCACCGGGAGGCAGCTGAAGTGA
- the thiD gene encoding bifunctional hydroxymethylpyrimidine kinase/phosphomethylpyrimidine kinase, with protein MSYIAMTIAGSDSGGGAGIQADLKTFQALGVHGTCVLTAITAQNTTGVRGIFDVPVQAIESQIDAVMSDFSVRYAKTGMLSRVETIRCVARKVKDYGLKLVVDPVMAAEAGGRLLNPDAVEVLKAEILPLAEVVTPNVYEAEVLSGIKIRDMDSVREACKAIRALGVRNVVLTGGHFGGIDTLYDSAGTFHTFQGDLVKGGTHGTGCTHSAAVTAYLARGEPVVAACEKAKVFVRGAVAGSMDVGHGVRPVNPGGIR; from the coding sequence ATGAGCTATATCGCCATGACCATCGCCGGCTCAGATTCCGGAGGAGGGGCGGGCATCCAGGCTGACCTCAAGACCTTTCAGGCGCTCGGGGTACACGGGACCTGTGTGCTGACTGCGATCACGGCACAGAACACGACTGGCGTCAGGGGAATCTTCGACGTGCCTGTCCAGGCCATCGAGAGCCAGATCGACGCTGTGATGTCCGACTTCAGCGTCAGGTATGCTAAAACCGGCATGCTGTCGAGAGTCGAGACGATCCGCTGCGTGGCACGCAAAGTGAAGGATTACGGGCTGAAACTGGTAGTCGATCCGGTCATGGCTGCAGAAGCCGGCGGCAGGCTGCTGAACCCGGACGCGGTCGAGGTCCTTAAGGCAGAGATCCTGCCTCTGGCTGAGGTAGTCACCCCGAACGTGTACGAAGCGGAAGTGCTGTCGGGTATCAAGATCAGGGACATGGACTCTGTCAGAGAGGCCTGTAAGGCAATCCGCGCCCTCGGCGTCAGGAACGTCGTCCTGACCGGCGGGCACTTCGGGGGCATAGATACGCTCTACGATAGCGCCGGCACATTCCACACCTTCCAGGGCGATCTGGTCAAAGGCGGCACCCACGGCACCGGCTGCACCCACTCGGCGGCAGTGACGGCCTATCTGGCCCGGGGAGAACCGGTGGTAGCTGCCTGCGAGAAGGCTAAAGTGTTTGTAAGGGGTGCGGTGGCAGGCTCCATGGACGTCGGCCACGGCGTACGGCCGGTGAATCCCGGGGGCATCAGGTAA
- a CDS encoding aspartate kinase, with protein sequence MRLVMKFGGTSVGDGARIRNVARLVKGYQDQGNEVIAVASAMTGVTDKLYEMAQVAKDTCSTSDVEKRFGELAKRHETAIHDAIQDQGIRQEVSAEIERRLSELKNALVGVCYLGELTNRSLAYIYSFGERMSVPILSGALRDLGAKSKPFTGGEAGVITDSRYESARPDPITDIKVREKLLPLLQEGVIPAVTGFVAADSRGIITVLGRGGSDYSASIIGAAVDADEIWVYTDVNGIMTTDPRIVPEAKTLPVVTYLEAMEMSYFGAKVLHPKTIEPAVKKGIPVRVLNTFQPDHPGTVVLMKDNSANCAPIKAVTMIKNIGLVNISGAGLSGTPGIAGKIFSVLGKEDINIIMISQASSEFNVSMAIDGAQVDKAIAALRREFNGEIERDLTCDNNVCVVAVVGAGMAGSPGTAGKIFTALGKSGVNIRMISQGSSEANISFVINKEDAQRAVKILHDEFELHNL encoded by the coding sequence ATGAGACTTGTCATGAAGTTCGGCGGCACCTCTGTGGGCGACGGGGCGCGGATTCGTAACGTTGCCAGACTTGTGAAAGGATACCAGGATCAGGGCAACGAGGTTATAGCAGTAGCCTCGGCGATGACCGGCGTCACTGACAAGCTTTACGAGATGGCACAGGTCGCCAAGGACACCTGCAGCACTTCAGACGTCGAGAAGCGGTTCGGCGAACTGGCAAAGCGCCACGAAACAGCGATCCATGATGCCATCCAGGACCAGGGCATCAGACAGGAAGTCTCGGCGGAGATTGAGCGACGTCTTTCAGAGCTGAAGAACGCCCTGGTAGGCGTCTGCTACCTGGGCGAGCTGACAAACCGCTCGCTGGCTTACATCTACTCTTTCGGCGAGCGCATGAGCGTTCCCATCCTGAGCGGCGCACTGCGGGATCTGGGCGCGAAGTCGAAGCCGTTCACCGGCGGCGAAGCCGGAGTCATCACGGACAGCCGCTATGAGAGCGCCAGGCCCGATCCGATCACCGACATCAAGGTCAGGGAAAAGCTGCTGCCGCTGCTGCAGGAAGGCGTTATACCGGCGGTCACAGGATTCGTAGCCGCAGACTCCAGGGGCATCATCACGGTTCTCGGCAGAGGCGGCTCGGACTACAGCGCGTCCATCATCGGCGCGGCCGTGGACGCTGACGAGATCTGGGTATACACAGACGTCAACGGCATCATGACCACCGATCCGAGGATCGTACCAGAGGCTAAGACGCTGCCGGTTGTCACCTACTTAGAGGCCATGGAGATGTCCTACTTCGGAGCCAAAGTGCTCCACCCCAAGACCATCGAGCCCGCCGTGAAGAAGGGCATACCGGTCAGAGTGCTCAACACCTTCCAGCCCGACCACCCGGGCACAGTCGTCCTGATGAAGGACAACAGCGCCAACTGCGCCCCCATCAAGGCGGTCACCATGATCAAGAACATCGGCCTGGTCAACATCAGCGGCGCAGGCCTTTCCGGTACCCCGGGCATCGCCGGCAAGATCTTCAGTGTATTGGGCAAGGAAGATATAAACATTATAATGATCAGCCAGGCGTCGAGCGAGTTCAACGTCTCTATGGCGATAGACGGAGCCCAGGTCGACAAAGCCATCGCAGCCCTCAGGAGGGAGTTTAACGGGGAGATCGAGCGGGACCTCACCTGCGACAACAACGTGTGTGTCGTTGCAGTAGTAGGCGCCGGCATGGCCGGCTCGCCGGGCACTGCAGGCAAAATTTTCACCGCGCTTGGCAAGAGCGGAGTCAACATAAGGATGATCAGCCAGGGCTCGTCTGAGGCCAACATCTCCTTTGTCATTAATAAGGAAGATGCGCAGAGGGCAGTGAAGATCCTGCACGACGAGTTCGAGTTGCATAACCTTTAA
- a CDS encoding response regulator — protein sequence MHPGTYYLSKSHTVVNKRANTKDCVGKYGEKIYLSGAYTSTKTRINNMSDGDDKKPFVAIVDDEPDLQKLYRLAISSRGYPISYIASDGTDALEKQSKANHKPDIVIIDHRMPTKNGVETTKEILATTPATRIIFVSADEAVEKEAIEAGATKFLKKPISLKDLLRNIDEEAKKVSA from the coding sequence TTGCATCCGGGGACATACTATCTCTCGAAGTCCCACACCGTAGTCAATAAGAGGGCTAATACTAAAGATTGTGTCGGAAAATATGGCGAGAAGATATACCTTTCCGGCGCGTATACCAGCACGAAGACAAGGATAAACAACATGAGCGACGGGGACGATAAAAAACCATTTGTAGCTATAGTGGATGATGAGCCTGACCTCCAGAAGCTTTACAGGCTGGCTATCTCCTCCAGAGGCTATCCTATATCGTACATAGCCAGCGATGGCACCGACGCTCTGGAAAAGCAAAGCAAGGCCAACCATAAGCCCGACATCGTCATCATTGACCACCGGATGCCCACTAAGAACGGGGTGGAAACCACCAAGGAAATCCTCGCCACGACTCCCGCCACTCGCATCATCTTCGTATCCGCCGACGAAGCCGTGGAAAAAGAAGCCATAGAAGCCGGGGCGACCAAGTTTTTGAAAAAGCCTATCTCGTTAAAAGATTTGCTCCGCAACATCGATGAAGAAGCGAAAAAAGTGTCCGCTTGA
- the rpiA gene encoding ribose-5-phosphate isomerase RpiA, which translates to MKNLSGSDAAKKNAAEKACELVTDGMIVGLGTGSTVAHSIRLLGRWVKEEGLNIVGVPTSYSTEALAIECGIPLTSLAASPVLDIAIDGADQVDASLNAIKGGGAAHTREKIVASSAKQFVIVADDKKFSSILDRSVPTEVLPYAVKLVEREILKLGGTCTVRTGTGKDGPIITDNGNFVLDCAFGQIKEPALLGDKLSRIPGLVEHGIFTNAAMVYVGYENRVEVLRRKM; encoded by the coding sequence ATGAAGAATCTTTCCGGTAGTGACGCGGCGAAAAAGAACGCCGCAGAAAAGGCCTGCGAGCTGGTGACCGACGGCATGATCGTGGGGCTTGGCACAGGCTCCACAGTAGCCCATTCGATCCGGCTGCTCGGAAGGTGGGTGAAGGAAGAAGGGCTGAACATCGTAGGAGTGCCGACTTCTTACTCGACCGAGGCTCTGGCCATCGAGTGCGGCATACCCCTGACCAGCCTGGCAGCTTCGCCCGTGCTGGACATCGCCATCGATGGCGCGGACCAGGTCGACGCCTCGCTCAACGCCATCAAAGGCGGGGGAGCGGCACACACCCGGGAAAAGATCGTCGCCTCGTCCGCAAAGCAGTTCGTCATCGTCGCTGACGACAAGAAGTTCAGCAGCATTCTGGACAGGTCAGTGCCTACCGAAGTGCTCCCGTACGCCGTGAAGCTGGTAGAGCGGGAGATCCTGAAGCTCGGCGGCACCTGCACGGTCAGGACCGGCACCGGCAAGGACGGCCCGATCATCACTGACAACGGCAACTTCGTGCTGGACTGCGCCTTCGGGCAGATCAAAGAGCCGGCGCTGCTCGGCGACAAGCTCTCCCGTATCCCTGGCCTGGTGGAGCACGGCATCTTCACCAACGCCGCCATGGTGTACGTGGGGTATGAGAACAGGGTAGAGGTCCTCCGGCGCAAGATGTGA